CACGGCACGGCGTTCGACATCGCGGGCACCGGCAAGGCCGACCCTCGTAGCATGGTCGAGGCTCTGCGTCAGGCCGCGGAGCTGGCGACGCAGCCGGGTGCAGATCGGAGGACCGAGCAGGGATGACGTCCGCAGCGGGCTCGCGGGAGCGGCGCGACCAGATCGTGCGGCTGGCCACCGAAACCGGGCTGGCGAGCGTGGAGGAGCTGTCCCGCATGTTCGGGGTCACCGCTTCCACCATCCGGCGCGACCTGGCGCGGCTGACCGCCGACGGCCGCCTCGCCCGCACCTACGGCGGCGCCATCGCCGTGACCGCCCATCCGGAGTCGTCGCTGCGCCAGCGGGTCGGCGAGGGATTCGAAGCCAAGCGCGCGATCGCCCGATGGGCGGCCGAGCGGATCCAGACCGGCGAGACCATCCTGCTCGACGCCGGGTCGACGGTGGGCGCGCTGGCGCACGAACTGCGCGACGCCGAGCTGCTCACCGTGGCCACCACGGGCCTGACCGCGCTGATGGAACTCGCCGATGTGGAGTCGGTGCACGTGGAATGCCTGGGCGGCACCCTACGCCCGCTCAGCCAGGGTTTCGTCGGCCCCCTGACCGAGGCGGCGCTGGAGCGGATGACCTTCGACCGGGTGTTCCTCGGCACCGACGGCGTCAACGCCGACGGCGACATCTGCGAGGCCGACCTGCGCCAAACCCGCCTGAAGGAACTCATGGCGCGCCGGGCCCGCGAGGTGTACGTGCTGGCCCACGCCGCGAAGCTCGGCGAGGGCCCGTTCCACGCCTGGGCGCGCCTCCCTCTGCCCTGGACGCTCGTCACCGACGCCGAGGCGGACCCGGAGTTTGTGAAGACTCTGCGCGCGAAGGGCATCACGGTGGAGGTCGCAGAGCCTGCCGGCTGACCGCCGCCCGAGTCTCCCCAAGGAGCGACCCCATTCGGCTGCCGGCGTGGATTCAACGGGTGCTCGGCGCCTGGCAGGGGCCGCCGGTGAGCGGACACTGGTGCGGGTCGTATGGCCGCGAGAGGCTCTCGATCAGTTTGCGGTGATCGGGCCAGTCGTGTCGTAGCCAGCGCGCCACACACAGGATGGTCACTTCGCTCGCGCCGGCCTGCTTCAGCGCGAGCGCGGCAGACTGACTCTTGTCGCCGGACACCCACGTGTCATCGACCACTAGCTGTCGTGACTCGTGAGGTTGTGGACGGCGTGTTGGGTTGATTGTGGGGAGGGCCTCCGGGCGGAGTGGGTGTTGCGACGCATCCACTACCAGCCCTGGAGGTCCTCGATGGGTCACGCTAACGCACGCACCACGGTGTATGCCCGGCAGTTGATTGTGCAGCGTTATCAGGCGGGGTGGCCGCCGGCGCGGATTGCTGAGCAGCTCGGGGTGGCGCGGTCCACGGTCTACAAGTGGCTGGCGCGGCACCGGGAGGAGGGCGAAGCGGGATTGGTCGATCGCTCCTCCCGCCCGCATCACAGCCCCACCCGCCTGCCTGTGGAGACCGAAGCCGCGATCCTGGCGTTGCGTCAGCAGTGCCATCGGGGTGCGGTGTTCCTCGCTGGGCAGCTCGGGCTAGTGGCCTCCACCGTCGGTCGTGTCCTGCGTCGTCGGGACGTACCACCGTTGTCGGCGATCGATCCGATCACCGGGATGCCGGTGCGGCGGCGGCACTCGGGCATCCGCTACCAACGCCGCGCCCCGGGCGAACTGCTGCACATCGACGTCAAGAAACTCGGGCGAGTGCCTGACGGCGGCGGTTGGCGGGTGCACGGACGCCGCGAGCAGGTCCGCGGCCGCGGTATCGGCTACGACTACCTGCACGTCGCCATCGACGACCACACCCGCCTGGCCTACGTCGAGGCCCTGCCCGACGCGCGGGATACCACCGCCGCCGCGTTCCTGCACCGCGCCGTGGCCTGGTTCCGCCACCACGGCATCACCGTGCTGCGAATCCTGACCGACAACGCCCTGGTCTACCGCCGAGGCGCCTGCTGGGCCGCGGTCTGCACCGCCCTCGGGCTGCGCCGCCGCTACATCAGACCCGGCTGCCCCTGGACCAACTTCCACCGCACCCTGCTCACCGAGTTCGCCTACGCCCAGCCCTGGACCTCCAACACCCACCGCCTGACAGCCTTGCCGACCTGGGTCCAGCACTACAACACTGAACGCGCACACTCCGCCCTAGTAGGCCACCCACCCATCAGCCGACTGCGCTGACCCCTCCACAACCTGTCAGGTCACGACAACTAGCGCGTGCCTGCCAGCCACGTCCGCGCGGAACTGGGCTGGAAGCCGGTACCGATCGGGTCGCGGGAACCGTAGCGGCTCGTCAGCGTAACCGGACGCGGGCTCCAACAGGACGCGTCGTGGTTCAGCGCCGTCAGCGGGAATGACGTGGCGAGCAAGGTCGACGGCCGGGTGGGAAGCACCCGGGCGAGCGGCGGATGGGACGAATGTGAGCGCACCCCACGGTGGGCGTCCGCTCGTCATACAGCGCCCATGCAGCATGGTGGCTGCCATGATCATCAACTGAAGATCCTGCTTGCATTTCGGGGCAGGGGGCTGGCGCTTGTACTGGTACACATGGTGCTCGGACTGATGAGTGGGATGCATGCGCCCCTTCGCGTAGGCGAGGAGCACCACCTTGTCGGCGAGCGACCCGTCGTAACGGTCGTGAGCGGCGCGGCACTGGGGACACAGTCCTCCCGCGGCAGGACCGGTGCAGACCGTACAGACCCCGGGAGCGCTGCGCAGCGTGTTACAGAAGAAGCCGCCCACTTCGGCCCGTACCAGTTTCGCAAGCCGCTCGGGAAGCTCCTCGGGCGTCATCGCTGCAGGGCGAAGGCGAGTAGCTCGTCGACTTCGTCGGAGGCGGCGATGATGTCCTCGACGATCGCCATCACCTCGGCAGTGCCGTGCGCAACGTGGACGCCGGGCCGGCCGATGAGGTCGGCGGGCCAGCGGTTCGCCTGCACGACGAGGTCGGTCAGGATCACCGGCCGGCCGTGCGCAACGGCTTGCCGGGCCTGGATTCGCGCACCGCTGTGCTCTCCGGCCTCCACCACGATGGTTGCGCGCCCGTACCCGGACATCACGGCGTTGCGCATCGGGAAGCTGTGCTTGCTAGGTGGGGCATCCGGCCAGAACTGCGACAGTACGAGCCCGGTGTCGGCGATGCGGGATTGCAGGTCCCGGTTCTCCGGAGGATAGGACTTGAGGATGCCAGTACCGATGACCGCGACTGTCCGTCCGCGGGCCTCGAGCGCCTGGGTGTGCGCCGCGGTGTCGATGCCTTTCGCCAGGCCGGAGATCACCGTGATGTTGCGGTCGACCAGTCCTTGAGCGATCGCACGAGCGATGTCCAGGCCACGGCCGGAGGCCTGGCGTGAGCCGACGACCGACATGCCGATCTCGCCGGGTACGAGGCTGCCTCGGTGGAAGAGCACCGGTGGGATCTCGTGGATCTCCCGTAGCTGGGCGGGGTACTCCTGGTCGAGGAAGGTCAGGAACCCCAGCCGCGACTCTTGCCACGCGGCGATGTCCTGCTCGGCCTCCGCAAGCGAGTTCGTGGTCGCTTCGGAGGGGGAGAACAGGGTGGCCGGGTTGTGCTCGTGCCACAGCGCCAGGGCGCTCCCGCGGGCGGCAACCTCCTCGGTGATGTCGCGCCAGGTCATCTTGGCCGGGCGGGTGCGCAGCAGCGCGACCAGCGCCGCGCGTTCCGCCTCGTCCCATTGTCCCTGCACGGCAGACAGCTTAGAGCCCGGATCGGCGTCGTGCTGTCCGCGCCACGCGTAGGCCATCCTCGCTGGATCGAACATACGATCGATTATGCCGCCCTGTGGTCTGGCTGGCCAGAGCGGGGTGCGCGCGAGACTGCGAGCAGTAACCGAGTGGGCACAGCTCGCATGGGTCATATGAGGTCCGAGCTGAGTAGGCGTGCGCGGTGGGATCGCCGAACCGTGCGTAACAGGCCGCCTCTGACGCGGGCGGCTGCTGGTCGCTCCCCCCACGGCGTCGGCGCCCGCTGAATCGGTGAGAGGAGCACTGAAAACCATCATGTCCCACTGGCTGTTCGAGCCCGGAAACGCCGGTCATTACGCCACGTTCAGCGCTCTCGACGACGAGCTGCTGGAACCGACCCCGCTGTACGACGCGGTCGTCGACGCCGTCACCACAGCGGCGATGGTCGAAGACGAGGTCCATCAGCCTCCCGTCACACGCGAACCTCCGTCGTTTCCCGATGCCGGCGCTGTCGAATGCCTGATCTGCCGCCGCGTCGGTCCGGTCGAAGCCGCGGTTCGTCACGGTGATGGGTGGGTCGGGCCGTGCTGTAGCGCCGACTACTTCCCCAACGGCAATCAAGAACCGAGTGAAGGGAGTCCACAGTGAACACCGTGAAGACCTGGGAAACCCCGGGTCTCTATTACGTCGATCCGTTCGAGCTCGTTCTCGACGACAACTCGCGCGAGATCGACGACATCCGGGCGAAGAACCCGGGCCTGTGCGACAGCGTCGCCAAGTACGGGGTGAAAACCGCGGTCACCGCGAACCCGGACGAGAACGGCAATCTGCGCCTGCGCTACGGGTTCAGTCGTGTGTTGGCCAACCGCCTGTGCGTCGACCAGCACCCCACCATCCCGGTGATCGTGGTGGAGGCGGGGGAGGAGGACGAGGCGCAGCGGCTGATCGACCAGTGGGACGAGAACACCCAGCGCGTCGGCTACACCCAGGCCGAAGAGGTGCAGATCTTCGAGCGGATGGCCCTGTTCGACCTCGCACCCGAGGAGATCGCCGAGAAGTTGAGCACCTCCGCCGACCGCGTCACCGCCGGTCTCGCCGTCGCGCGCAGCGCCGCCACCCGCGAGGCCCTGCGCGAGGACGACCAGCTGACGCTGGAGCAGTACGCCGCGCTCACCGAGTTCGAGTCCGATCCCGAAGCGCACGCCGACCTGCTCGACACGTTGCGGTCGTGGCCCGGCAACTTCGCTTTCGCCGCTGCCCGGTGGCGCAGGAAGGCCGCTCGCCGCGCGGCCTGCGCGGAAGCCGCGGACGAGCTGCGGGCCAGGGGAGAGGTGGTGATCGTCGACGACGAGCTTCCCGACGCCTCCGCGCGGCTGCACGACCTGCACGCCGACGAGAACGGCGAGAACCTCACGGTCGACAACCACGCCGGCTGCCCGGGCCACGCCCTGTTCCTCGACACCGACGCCTACCACTCCGAGACGGTCAAACCGGTCCCGATCTGCACCGACTGGGCCCAGCACGGCCACACGCCGGCCACCAACAGCGGCGGGCCCGCCGCGCGCCCCGCTGAAGACCTCACCGCCGAGCGGCGCCGCGTCATCCGCAACAACAAGGCCTGGGTCGCCGCGCAGGACGTGCGCCGCGACAAACTCAAGGCATTGCTGGCGAAGAAGACCCCGCCCAAGCAGGCCGAGCAGTTCATCGCCACCACCCTCATGATCGGCGAACACGAACTGCAGAAAGCCCTGCCCCGCCAGCACCCGCTGGTCTGTGAACTCCTCGGCTACAGCGAACCTGCGCCCCGCACGATCCACCCCGTGCTCGCCGAGCTGCGCAAGGCCACCGCCGCGCGCGCCAAGATGATCACCCTCGGCCTCCTGATCGCCGCGTTCGAACACTCTCTCCGCAAGGACTCCTGGCGTGCTCCCACCGAGGAGCAGAAACGCTACGTCCGGACCCTGGCCGAGTGGGGTTTCGACCTGCACTGGGTCGAGCGCATGGTCAACGACCCCAGCGCCGAGGACGACGCCGACGCCCAGCCCACCGGCGAGATCGCCGCCGCCTGACCACCCACTCCCGAAGGGCCCAGCCGCGACGCGGCTGGGCCCTTCGGCATCTCCACGCCCCTCGCGAAAGGACACACGCATGACCAGCGCCGCCCACGAGCACAGCCCCGACGACCACACCGCGACCGGCAGCCCGCCCCACGGCGAAACCATGCAGGCGCTCCTCCTCGGCGCCGAGGCCGCCCAGCTGCTCGACATCAGCCGCCACCACCCCGGCCACGACATCGCCCGGCTCGTCGGCGACCCGCTCGTCGACCGGATGAGCCACCTCACCGGCCTGGACATCTGGGTCGGCGACAACAGCCTCGCCACCCACCCCGTCAACCACGGCGCCAGCCGGTTCCTCGCCGCCCTCCTGCAGGCCGTGCTCGTCGGCGACTACACCGCCAGCGAACACGACCGCGCCCACGTCGCCCGTCTCGTCCGCAATCCGGACTGGGCCCCGGTGATCGCCGGGCCCGCCCTGATCACCGGCGCCGACGAACACGGCGACACCACCCCGCTCCCCGAAGCCTTCACCACCTGGCTGCACCGCATGTTCCAGCGCGCCACCACCGCGCAGCAGGCCGCCGTCAACGAGGTGCTCCAGCAACTGCCGCACATGCTGCGGCAGCTCGGCCTGCCCGCCGACCGCGAACTCGGCGACATCACCATCTTCCGCCTGCCCTGACCCGCCACTCGTCAGCCGCGGGCCGGGCCGGCCACCACCGCAGAAAGGAGTACCGGTGCCCGCGCCACCCCGCCCGCGGCTGATGACCGCGGCACTGGCCGCCGCAGCCCGCGGCTGGCCCGTGTTCCCCCTCGCGCCCCGCGGCAAGAAGCCCGCCTTCGGCAAGGTCGACTGGAACACCCTCGCCACCACCGACCACGACACCATCACCCGCGTCTGGACCAAGGCCCCTTACAACATCGGCATCGCCACCGGAGCCGCCGGCCTGCTCGTCATCGACCTCGACGACGGCCACGGCCGGCCCGCGCCACCACCCTGGACAACGGCACGGCACGGCCGCGACGTGCTCGCCGCGCTCGCCCGCGCCGCAGGCCAGCCCTACCCCGGCGACACCTACACCGTCACCACCCCCACCGGCGGCGAGCACCTGTACTTCCAGGTCCCGGCCGGCGTGCGGGTGCGCACCACCACCGGCGCGCTCGGCTGGCGCATCGACACCCGCGGCCACCGCGGCTACATCGTCGCCACCGGGTCGATCCGTCGCGACGGCCGTTACCGGGTGACGCGCCGCGCCCCCGTGCGGTCACTGCCCGCCTGGCTGATCCACGCCCTGACCCCGCCTGCACCCGCCGAGCCGCGCGGCGGCGGGGGAGGGCATCACCACGCGGCCTACCGGCAAGCCGCACTCGCGGGCGAAGCACGCAAGGTCGCCGACGCCCTCGACGGCCAGCGGCGCATCACGCTCCTGCGCGCCGCCTCCGCGCTCGCCAGCATCCCCGACCTGGACACGCCCACCATTACCGCGGCATTGACGGCGGCGGCACACACCTGCCGGACCCGCACGAGCGGACGGTTCAGCGACCGCGAGATCGCCCGCACGATCCGCGACGGCATCGCCTTCGGCCGCACCCATCCACGCACCCAGTGATCCATAGGAGAACCACCATGATCTCACCGTCCGGAATGGACACCCTCCTCGCCTCGTTGCCCGCTGTGCTCGGGTTCTACCCCGACGCCTCGGTGTTCTTCACCCCGCTCGTCCGGCCCGGAGCCGACAGCGACCAGAGCATCATCCCCTTCACCGCACGAGCGGACCTGGCAGACGTGCTGACCGACCCC
The window above is part of the Amycolatopsis thermoflava N1165 genome. Proteins encoded here:
- a CDS encoding IS481 family transposase — translated: MGHANARTTVYARQLIVQRYQAGWPPARIAEQLGVARSTVYKWLARHREEGEAGLVDRSSRPHHSPTRLPVETEAAILALRQQCHRGAVFLAGQLGLVASTVGRVLRRRDVPPLSAIDPITGMPVRRRHSGIRYQRRAPGELLHIDVKKLGRVPDGGGWRVHGRREQVRGRGIGYDYLHVAIDDHTRLAYVEALPDARDTTAAAFLHRAVAWFRHHGITVLRILTDNALVYRRGACWAAVCTALGLRRRYIRPGCPWTNFHRTLLTEFAYAQPWTSNTHRLTALPTWVQHYNTERAHSALVGHPPISRLR
- a CDS encoding DeoR/GlpR family DNA-binding transcription regulator, translating into MTSAAGSRERRDQIVRLATETGLASVEELSRMFGVTASTIRRDLARLTADGRLARTYGGAIAVTAHPESSLRQRVGEGFEAKRAIARWAAERIQTGETILLDAGSTVGALAHELRDAELLTVATTGLTALMELADVESVHVECLGGTLRPLSQGFVGPLTEAALERMTFDRVFLGTDGVNADGDICEADLRQTRLKELMARRAREVYVLAHAAKLGEGPFHAWARLPLPWTLVTDAEADPEFVKTLRAKGITVEVAEPAG
- a CDS encoding DNA-processing protein DprA, with translation MTHASCAHSVTARSLARTPLWPARPQGGIIDRMFDPARMAYAWRGQHDADPGSKLSAVQGQWDEAERAALVALLRTRPAKMTWRDITEEVAARGSALALWHEHNPATLFSPSEATTNSLAEAEQDIAAWQESRLGFLTFLDQEYPAQLREIHEIPPVLFHRGSLVPGEIGMSVVGSRQASGRGLDIARAIAQGLVDRNITVISGLAKGIDTAAHTQALEARGRTVAVIGTGILKSYPPENRDLQSRIADTGLVLSQFWPDAPPSKHSFPMRNAVMSGYGRATIVVEAGEHSGARIQARQAVAHGRPVILTDLVVQANRWPADLIGRPGVHVAHGTAEVMAIVEDIIAASDEVDELLAFALQR
- a CDS encoding bifunctional DNA primase/polymerase, whose product is MPAPPRPRLMTAALAAAARGWPVFPLAPRGKKPAFGKVDWNTLATTDHDTITRVWTKAPYNIGIATGAAGLLVIDLDDGHGRPAPPPWTTARHGRDVLAALARAAGQPYPGDTYTVTTPTGGEHLYFQVPAGVRVRTTTGALGWRIDTRGHRGYIVATGSIRRDGRYRVTRRAPVRSLPAWLIHALTPPAPAEPRGGGGGHHHAAYRQAALAGEARKVADALDGQRRITLLRAASALASIPDLDTPTITAALTAAAHTCRTRTSGRFSDREIARTIRDGIAFGRTHPRTQ
- a CDS encoding ParB/RepB/Spo0J family partition protein, producing MNTVKTWETPGLYYVDPFELVLDDNSREIDDIRAKNPGLCDSVAKYGVKTAVTANPDENGNLRLRYGFSRVLANRLCVDQHPTIPVIVVEAGEEDEAQRLIDQWDENTQRVGYTQAEEVQIFERMALFDLAPEEIAEKLSTSADRVTAGLAVARSAATREALREDDQLTLEQYAALTEFESDPEAHADLLDTLRSWPGNFAFAAARWRRKAARRAACAEAADELRARGEVVIVDDELPDASARLHDLHADENGENLTVDNHAGCPGHALFLDTDAYHSETVKPVPICTDWAQHGHTPATNSGGPAARPAEDLTAERRRVIRNNKAWVAAQDVRRDKLKALLAKKTPPKQAEQFIATTLMIGEHELQKALPRQHPLVCELLGYSEPAPRTIHPVLAELRKATAARAKMITLGLLIAAFEHSLRKDSWRAPTEEQKRYVRTLAEWGFDLHWVERMVNDPSAEDDADAQPTGEIAAA